From the Camelina sativa cultivar DH55 unplaced genomic scaffold, Cs unpScaffold03670, whole genome shotgun sequence genome, the window CCTGAAAATAGTGCTATCACTACTGGTTGTACTCCTCCTATTTGCAACCTTAGAAGGNGCTTAGTCCACAGAGTCTAGACATAGTCTCACCTGAAAGTAGTGCTATCACTACTGGTTGTACTCCTCCTATTTGCAACCTTAGAAGGCCCCCTGGTGAGGAAATAGAGGCTGAAAATTTGAACACTGAGAGTACTGAACTAACTAACTTTTCTCGAAATAAGTGCATCTCTGGTAGCGGGCAAGTTTTGGAACTACATAGTACGCCTCTAGTTCAAGAATGCTCTGATCCAGCTGAGCCTTTGGGAAAGTGCGTNGCCCGAAATGAGTGCATCTCTGGCAGCGGGCAAGTTTTGGAACTACATAGTGCGGCTCTAGTTCAAGAATGCTCTGATCCAGCTGAGCCTTTGGGAAAGTGCGTGACACCTGACTCTAGTGATATGGTAGCACTTGGAAGCGTACAGGAAGAAAATTTAGATAGTGAGTTGAAGTCTGTATCAATCAGTGGTACCAACTCTCAACTTCTTCCAAGTCTTCTTGATAGGAAGAGAGGTGTAG encodes:
- the LOC104774569 gene encoding nuclear poly(A) polymerase 4-like yields the protein MMDTRPEKPEKRASLSPQSLDIVSPENSAITTGCTPPICNLRRPPGEEIEAENLNTESTELTNFARNECISGSGQVLELHSAALVQECSDPAEPLGKCVTPDSSDMVALGSVQEENLDSELKSVSISGTNSQLLPSLLDRKRGVADEVERESKIFSGTSTTGQIADSVQQSRSCG